One region of Primulina tabacum isolate GXHZ01 chromosome 17, ASM2559414v2, whole genome shotgun sequence genomic DNA includes:
- the LOC142530638 gene encoding AP2-like ethylene-responsive transcription factor At1g16060, with product MVMKMIKSDPYLGRDIVSMMDGEAPEVMPVKRRKRDAVALALSCDNQQTPNQQVDQTSAATTVKRSSRFRGVSRHKWTGRYEAHLWDKLTWNVTQKKKGKQVYLGAYDDEEAAARAYDLAALKYWGTSTLTNFPISDYEKEIEIMQTLTKEEYLASLRRKSSGFSRGVSKYRGVARHHHNGRWEARIGRVFGNKYLYLGTYSTQEEAAHAYDIAAIEYRGINAVTNFDLSTYIRWLKPEASTSAPDKKTTPYQDSPAIFSNFQTGEESLSPFLKRRAFRADDLIKQERFANKFPVSPCTKSSPTALGLLLRSSVFKELVEKNSNVEEEIEGENIRNHESKDIHPELGEILYDGIEDRAFLFSSNANNFELQGPLHFNYEWLGATQ from the exons ATggtgatgaaaatgataaagAGTGATCCATACCTTGGAAGGGATATTGTGAGCATGATGGATGGTGAAGCTCCTGAGGTTATGCCTGTAAAACGTAGAAAAAGAGATGCAGTTGCTCTAGCACTTAGCTGTGATAACCAGCAGACACCAAATCAACAAGTTGATCAAACCTCTGCAGCAACAACTGTGAAAAGAAGTTCAAGGTTTCGTGGAGTTAGTAGGCATAAATGGACAGGTCGATACGAAGCACACCTGTGGGACAAACTTACATGGAATGTAACTCAGAAGAAAAAGGGGAAACAAG TGTATCTTG GTGCATATGACGATGAGGAAGCTGCAGCACGGGCATACGATTTAGCAGCACTAAAATATTGGGGGACATCAACTCTAACCAATTTTCCT ATCTCTGATTATGAGAAGGAAATTGAAATCATGCAAACTCTAACAAAGGAAGAGTATCTTGCCTCGCTGAGAag AAAAAGCAGTGGTTTCTCAAGAGGGGTATCAAAGTACAGAGGAGTTGCCAG ACACCATCATAATGGAAGGTGGGAAGCAAGGATAGGAAGAGTTTTTGGAAATAAGTACCTGTATCTTGGAACTTACA GTACTCAAGAAGAGGCAGCACATGCTTATGACATTGCAGCAATAGAATACAGAGGGATAAATGCTGTCACAAACTTCGACTTGAGCACGTATATCAGATGGTTAAAGCCAGAAGCAAGCACTTCAGCTCCAGACAAGAAAACAACACCATACCAAGATTCACCGGCAATATTTTCCAATTTCCAAACAGGAGAGGAATCACTGTCTCCCTTCTTGAAAAGAAGAGCTTTTAGAGCAGATGACCTCATCAAGCAAGAAAGGTTTGCAAACAAATTCCCAGTTAGTCCATGCACCAAATCTTCTCCAACAGCCCTCGGTCTACTCCTCAGGTCTTCCGTTTTCAAGGAACTGGTTGAGAAGAACTCAaatgttgaggaagaaattgaAGGTGAGAACATAAGAAACCATGAAAGTAAGGATATACACCCCGAACTTGGTGAGATCTTATATGATGGAATTGAAGATAgagcatttttattttcttcaaatgcaaacaactttgagtTGCAAGGGCCACTCCACTTCAACTACGAATGGTTGGGAGCAACACAATAG
- the LOC142530993 gene encoding putative RNA 3'-terminal phosphate cyclase-like protein, with translation MVKISYTKLKGSQNLRLRLILSTLSSTPILIEDIRANATWPGLRPHEVSFLRLLEKISDDCVVEINETGTKLKYKPGIVMGGRHLVHDCGLSRAMGYFLEPLIVLALFGKKPLSIKLHGVTNDSKDPSVDTFRSTTLHILKQFGVSSEGLDLKILNRGVLPHGGGEIILSVPVVQDSLKAITWIDEGMVKRIRGITFSTRVSAQFENTTLHAARGIFNRLLPDVHIFTDHKTGPQAGKSPGYGMSLVAETTSGCFISADNAVSHAQEEEEGELEDEGKKWLIPPEDLGEQIASALLGEIEQGGVVDSTHQGLLFLLCALCPQDVSKVRVGKLSPYGIQVLRHIRDFLSVQFVIKPDPSTGTVILKCVGCGLRNLSRKVS, from the exons ATGGTGAAGATTTCGTATACGAAGCTAAAAGGAAGCCAGAACTTGAGGCTGCGGCTCATTCTATCCACGCTATCGTCTACACCTATCCTTATCGAGGACATTCGAGCCAACGCCACTTGGCCTGGGCTTCGGCCCCATGAGGTTTCCTTTCTCCGACTCCTCGAGAAAATCTCCGATGATTGTGTTGTGGAAATCAACGAAACTG GCACGAAGTTGAAGTACAAGCCGGGGATAGTGATGGGTGGGAGGCATTTGGTTCACGATTGCGGTCTGAGTCGAGCCATGGGCTACTTTTTGGAGCCTCTGATCGTGTTGGCTTTGTTTGGAAAGAAGCCTCTCAGTATTAAACTCCATG GTGTTACCAATGATTCCAAGGACCCATCTGTTGATACCTTTCGATCTACTACATTACACATTTTGAAGCAGTTTGGAGTATCTTCTGAGGGACTGGACCTGAAAATTTTGAACCGGGGTGTTCTTCCTCATGGTGGTGGAGAAATTATTCTTTCAGTACCTGTTGTCCAAGACAGTTTAAAA GCCATCACCTGGATTGACGAAGGCATGGTGAAGAGGATTAGAGGCATCACTTTCTCAACTAGAGTGTCTGCCCAGTTCGAGAATACTACGTTACATGCAGCTCGTGGAATTTTCAATCGTTTGCTACCAGATGTTCACATATTTACCGATCATAAAACTGGTCCACAAGCTGGAAA GTCACCAGGTTACGGAATGTCACTTGTTGCAGAAACCACATCAGGTTGCTTCATCTCAGCTGATAATGCTGTTTCCCATGCACAAGAAGAGGAGGAGGGTGAACTTGAGGATGAGGGTAAGAAGTGGTTGATCCCTCCAGAGGATTTGGGTGAACAAATTGCATCTGCTCTATTGGGGGAGATTGAACAAGGGGGAGTGGTGGATTCAACTCACCAG GGTTTACTGTTTCTTCTCTGCGCATTGTGTCCACAAGATGTCTCAAAGGTCCGTGTTGGGAAGCTGTCGCCTTATGGAATACAAGTGCTCAGACACATCAGAGATTTCCTCAGTGTCCAGTTCGTCATTAAGCCAGATCCATCAACAGGAACCGTCATTCTTAAATGTGTTGGATGTGGATTGAGGAATCTCTCAAGAAAGGTATCATGA